The proteins below come from a single Asanoa ferruginea genomic window:
- a CDS encoding PH domain-containing protein, protein MRQTWRVSTAGRVAGLVGTAFGLVVVVRALLAIARDGMELGLAYGLLLGVALVVAPLVLTLRPAVTLTETDVDVRNPLRTLRVPIAEITDAKTGYGGVRIETRAGRAVTAWAVQKSNLANWRGQHTRADDVAEAIRQAARPRARR, encoded by the coding sequence ATGCGACAGACGTGGCGGGTATCGACGGCCGGTCGGGTGGCCGGGCTCGTAGGCACGGCCTTCGGGCTGGTGGTCGTCGTTCGCGCGCTGCTGGCCATCGCGCGTGACGGGATGGAGTTGGGCCTCGCCTACGGCCTGCTGCTCGGGGTGGCGCTGGTCGTCGCGCCGCTGGTCCTGACGCTGCGGCCGGCCGTGACGCTGACCGAGACCGATGTGGACGTACGCAACCCGCTGCGTACCCTGCGTGTGCCGATCGCCGAGATCACCGACGCCAAGACCGGCTACGGCGGCGTGCGGATCGAGACCCGCGCCGGGCGGGCGGTCACCGCGTGGGCCGTGCAGAAGTCCAACCTGGCCAACTGGCGCGGCCAGCACACCCGGGCCGACGACGTCGCCGAGGCAATCCGTCAGGCCGCCCGGCCGAGGGCCCGTCGTTAG
- a CDS encoding SigE family RNA polymerase sigma factor, whose protein sequence is MDADLESEFSEFVAARSHALFRTALALTGHRQQAEDLLQTVLIKGARHWPRIRSGAPEAYLRTALYRQQTSWWRSLRRHRELSTDVLPEAAAADDPTHTVDLHLALRQALGRLAPKHRAVLVLRYFEDRPDEEIALILGCAESTVRSQAARALARLRQLAPELHAKEEAQR, encoded by the coding sequence ATGGATGCTGATCTCGAGTCGGAGTTCAGCGAGTTCGTCGCGGCCCGGTCGCATGCGCTGTTCCGCACCGCGCTGGCGCTGACCGGGCATCGCCAGCAGGCCGAGGACCTGCTCCAGACGGTGCTCATCAAGGGCGCCCGGCACTGGCCGCGGATCCGCTCCGGCGCGCCCGAGGCCTACCTGCGCACCGCGCTCTACCGCCAGCAGACGAGCTGGTGGCGCAGCCTGCGGCGGCATCGTGAGCTGAGCACCGACGTGCTGCCCGAAGCCGCCGCTGCCGACGATCCGACGCACACCGTCGACCTGCACCTCGCCCTGCGGCAGGCGCTGGGCCGGCTGGCGCCCAAACACCGGGCGGTGCTGGTGCTGCGCTATTTCGAGGACCGGCCCGACGAGGAGATCGCCCTGATCCTCGGGTGCGCCGAGTCGACCGTCCGCAGCCAGGCGGCGCGGGCGCTGGCCCGGCTGCGCCAGCTCGCACCGGAACTCCACGCCAAGGAGGAAGCACAGCGATGA